A genomic window from Candidatus Scalindua japonica includes:
- a CDS encoding ZIP family metal transporter has product MNIINVYALTSVFVVSLISIIGVFTLSLNQKILNKSVFLLVSLAVGALFGDAIIQLIPEAFESVENPARVSLFIIIGETWCHILNRP; this is encoded by the coding sequence ATGAATATAATAAATGTGTATGCTCTCACAAGTGTATTCGTAGTGAGCTTAATATCCATTATAGGTGTGTTCACACTTTCGCTTAATCAAAAGATCCTAAATAAAAGTGTTTTCTTACTTGTAAGCCTCGCTGTTGGTGCGCTTTTTGGGGATGCTATAATCCAGCTCATACCTGAGGCTTTTGAAAGTGTTGAGAATCCTGCACGTGTTTCTTTATTTATTATCATAGGAGAAACATGGTGTCATATCTTGAACCGCCCCTGA
- a CDS encoding glycosyltransferase family 32 protein produces MIDISNFNKSIHELYVDFDLSLGKGSKYFKQIEKYVGRNKKIYEVLKDLYKQNNLLNVQPGNVPRIPKIIHHIWIGDRPLPQTYKNYMKSWRKYHPDWEFKIWRNKEVLEHSFTDKKLKSLFSQKLTIGEMVDILKYDILFTYGGLYVDCDCLCLKPHDILHYCYDFYAGIFPPLFASIDNAINVSNGLIGCVPGHHIFPALSDLLVSNWNNLDYRDDEVYTTLQRTFGWLTDALVETAYERKYINIAMPTGYFFPVTAYPVFDFLIRGPLTVLIDFFLKREGPFSHTKPYSFSNHCSGKEWMYDLYSTVSLRHLVWTAFTLKDWKLFIKSKLFKKNLNKTRRSFYEMITPK; encoded by the coding sequence ATGATAGATATTAGTAATTTTAATAAATCAATTCATGAACTTTATGTAGATTTTGATCTTTCACTCGGAAAGGGAAGCAAATACTTTAAACAGATAGAAAAATATGTTGGTAGAAACAAAAAAATTTACGAAGTGTTAAAGGATTTATATAAACAAAATAACTTATTAAACGTTCAACCAGGAAATGTACCCAGAATTCCAAAAATAATACACCATATTTGGATAGGAGATAGGCCATTACCTCAAACATATAAAAATTATATGAAAAGTTGGAGAAAATATCACCCGGATTGGGAGTTCAAAATATGGAGAAATAAAGAAGTCCTGGAGCACTCTTTTACAGACAAAAAATTAAAGTCATTGTTCTCACAAAAATTGACTATCGGTGAAATGGTTGACATTTTAAAGTATGACATTTTGTTTACGTATGGCGGTCTTTATGTTGATTGTGACTGTTTATGTTTAAAACCGCACGATATTCTACATTACTGCTACGATTTTTATGCAGGGATATTTCCCCCACTTTTTGCCTCGATAGATAATGCTATAAATGTCAGTAACGGATTGATAGGTTGTGTACCTGGACATCACATTTTTCCAGCTTTGAGTGATCTGCTTGTAAGTAATTGGAATAATCTTGATTACAGGGACGACGAAGTATATACAACGTTACAGCGGACCTTCGGATGGTTAACAGATGCTTTGGTTGAAACCGCATACGAGCGGAAATACATCAACATAGCAATGCCAACAGGCTATTTTTTCCCTGTTACCGCTTATCCTGTTTTTGATTTTTTGATTCGTGGTCCTTTAACTGTACTAATTGATTTCTTTTTGAAAAGAGAAGGTCCTTTTTCTCATACAAAACCTTATAGTTTTAGCAATCACTGTTCTGGCAAGGAGTGGATGTATGATCTTTATTCAACAGTAAGTCTGCGCCATTTAGTATGGACTGCATTTACTTTGAAAGATTGGAAGTTATTTATTAAATCGAAGCTGTTTAAAAAGAATCTAAATAAAACCCGCAGGTCGTTTTATGAAATGATTACTCCAAAATAG
- a CDS encoding TIGR01777 family oxidoreductase, whose protein sequence is MKIAVTGSSGLIGSNLVSFLSKNGVTVSKIIRENPKDNDISWKPENGDWNSTFADGIVHLAGENIAAGKWTKAKKERIRNSRIKGTKKLCEHILKLESPPSVFVCASAIGYYGDRGMEFLNEDSSRGSGFLPDVCLGWEEAADTVSKAGIRVVNVRFGIVLSKNGGALAKMLTPFKMGMGGKIGNGNQYMSWVDIDDVAGAIHHALTTDSLKGPVNVTAPNPVTNKEFTKTLGKVLNRPAVMPMPAFIARLAFGEMANDLLLASTKVAPKRLSDSGYKFLYPELESALKHVLSVD, encoded by the coding sequence GTGAAAATTGCGGTAACCGGTTCTTCAGGACTTATAGGATCCAATCTTGTATCATTTTTATCAAAGAATGGTGTAACCGTCAGTAAGATTATTCGTGAAAATCCGAAAGATAATGACATTTCCTGGAAACCAGAAAATGGTGACTGGAACTCTACTTTTGCTGACGGAATTGTTCACCTGGCAGGAGAAAATATTGCTGCCGGAAAGTGGACCAAGGCTAAAAAAGAAAGAATCAGGAACAGTCGTATCAAAGGGACTAAGAAACTATGTGAACATATCCTTAAACTGGAATCTCCACCATCTGTCTTTGTCTGTGCATCAGCAATAGGCTACTATGGTGACAGAGGAATGGAGTTTTTAAATGAAGACAGCTCAAGAGGGAGCGGATTCCTTCCGGATGTTTGCCTCGGATGGGAAGAAGCTGCTGATACCGTTTCGAAAGCGGGTATCAGAGTAGTAAATGTAAGATTTGGAATCGTTCTCAGTAAAAATGGCGGGGCTCTGGCAAAGATGCTGACTCCTTTTAAGATGGGAATGGGAGGAAAGATTGGTAACGGTAATCAATATATGAGCTGGGTAGACATAGACGATGTAGCAGGTGCGATCCATCACGCATTAACTACAGATTCTCTGAAAGGCCCGGTGAATGTAACGGCTCCAAACCCGGTAACAAATAAAGAGTTCACGAAAACACTTGGAAAGGTCTTAAACAGACCCGCTGTAATGCCAATGCCTGCCTTTATTGCCAGGCTTGCATTTGGTGAGATGGCAAATGATCTTCTACTGGCAAGTACAAAGGTTGCTCCAAAGAGACTGTCAGATTCCGGATATAAATTTCTCTATCCGGAACTTGAAAGTGCTCTTAAACATGTTTTAAGTGTTGATTAG
- the hmpA gene encoding NO-inducible flavohemoprotein — protein sequence MSLTDKTKKIIKATVPIIKKNEAELAKRIYPLLFTRNPMIKIFFNREHLRNGTQPRAFIASIIEYANNIDNLDAIKPLVNDIAEKHASLNIKPVQYSVVNTCLVEAFGYVLGTKGTYAVKRAWEEAIEYFANIIIETETRKYEETLAKEGGWKGFKKFTLANKENESSLITSFYLEPTDGKTIVIGKAGQYINMMLEVPERGTVFRNYSLSNSPNSNYYRISVKREDNGLVSNYLHDTLSPGDKIKLSPPYGTLCLKETDKPAALISGGVGITPMLSILQDAVKQQLTRQISFIHGTRNKDAHAFKDDVVTLTADHDNINHHFFYSRNSVKSADTQPGRITMNSVKEIVSHQTDAEFYLCGPAQMMKDLYRALIQWGVDADNIAYEYFGPKGDITG from the coding sequence ATGAGTCTTACCGACAAGACAAAAAAAATCATTAAAGCGACGGTACCGATAATTAAGAAGAATGAAGCAGAGTTGGCAAAGAGGATTTATCCGTTACTGTTTACTCGTAATCCTATGATAAAAATCTTTTTCAACCGCGAGCATCTCCGTAACGGTACACAACCGCGAGCATTTATTGCTTCAATTATAGAGTATGCAAATAACATCGATAATCTTGACGCAATTAAACCGCTTGTAAACGATATAGCGGAAAAACACGCTTCATTGAACATAAAGCCTGTACAGTACTCTGTTGTTAATACCTGTCTTGTGGAAGCATTTGGGTACGTACTTGGAACAAAAGGAACTTATGCGGTAAAGAGAGCCTGGGAAGAGGCCATTGAGTATTTTGCAAATATAATCATTGAAACTGAAACCAGAAAATATGAAGAGACATTGGCAAAAGAAGGTGGCTGGAAAGGTTTCAAGAAATTTACTCTTGCCAATAAAGAAAATGAAAGTAGTCTGATAACCTCATTTTATCTTGAACCAACAGATGGAAAAACTATTGTAATCGGAAAGGCTGGACAATATATCAATATGATGTTGGAAGTACCTGAAAGAGGAACTGTTTTTCGAAACTATTCCCTCTCAAACAGCCCGAATAGTAACTACTATCGAATTTCAGTCAAACGGGAAGACAACGGTCTCGTATCAAATTACCTTCATGATACGCTTTCTCCGGGAGATAAAATAAAATTAAGTCCGCCTTACGGCACTCTCTGTCTCAAGGAAACAGATAAGCCTGCAGCACTTATCAGTGGGGGTGTCGGGATAACACCGATGTTGAGTATCTTACAGGATGCGGTAAAACAACAGCTTACCAGGCAGATATCCTTTATTCATGGAACACGTAATAAAGATGCCCATGCGTTTAAGGATGATGTTGTAACATTAACAGCAGACCATGATAACATTAACCATCATTTCTTTTACTCCAGAAATTCGGTAAAGTCTGCGGATACACAACCGGGTAGAATAACGATGAACTCGGTAAAAGAGATTGTAAGTCACCAGACGGATGCTGAGTTTTATCTCTGTGGTCCTGCACAAATGATGAAAGATTTATACCGGGCATTAATACAATGGGGAGTCGACGCTGACAATATTGCCTACGAATATTTTGGCCCGAAAGGGGATATTACCGGGTGA
- a CDS encoding ChaN family lipoprotein produces the protein MLNDKLIFLAVIIVLSMGCHSVANTVTVKTDRLRNFPAEVNAGDIVHVATGEKVTFSQLAESFDGARIIYVGEVHSNRESHELELQVLKEFYKRNGGNLAVGMEMFKRPHQEILDKWTHGKISEKDLLYLTDWDYEWGYDYNHYKEIMNFIRNNKIPVIALNITKDLGKTIRKKGIEGLSEEERENLPEIDTSDFYHRKYLERILSSHGHGDTDMSGLFEKFYQVQCTWEDVMADSITRYLSSPEAKGKKLLVFVGGGHIIYHFGIPKRVYRNNHLPYLTITTYEKRTLEPDSDHPLFAGDIPLQPADYVKVVQLPEPKETKVMLGVMIRNMPENESEGKKKEENIKDRKYQVVMDSVGEDSPAGKANLQAGDIILSMDGEVINRVFDVIYHVRQKKAGDTCNIEILRGEEKITVDVTFFESKKNG, from the coding sequence ATGTTAAACGACAAGTTAATATTTTTAGCCGTAATTATTGTGCTAAGTATGGGTTGCCATTCAGTTGCAAATACGGTTACTGTAAAAACTGACAGGTTAAGGAATTTTCCTGCTGAAGTCAATGCTGGAGATATTGTCCATGTAGCAACAGGAGAGAAGGTAACTTTTTCACAACTTGCCGAATCTTTTGACGGCGCAAGAATAATCTATGTAGGTGAGGTTCACTCGAACAGGGAATCACATGAATTGGAACTTCAGGTACTGAAGGAATTTTATAAGAGAAACGGTGGCAATCTGGCTGTTGGAATGGAGATGTTTAAGAGGCCGCATCAGGAAATTCTTGATAAATGGACACATGGGAAAATCAGTGAGAAAGATCTATTATATTTAACAGACTGGGATTACGAGTGGGGATATGACTATAATCACTATAAAGAGATTATGAACTTTATTCGTAACAATAAGATCCCGGTTATCGCTCTGAATATTACAAAAGATTTAGGTAAAACAATAAGAAAAAAGGGAATTGAAGGTCTGAGTGAGGAAGAGAGAGAAAACCTGCCTGAAATAGATACTAGTGACTTCTATCACAGAAAATACCTTGAAAGGATTTTATCAAGCCATGGCCATGGTGACACCGACATGAGTGGCCTTTTCGAGAAATTTTATCAGGTTCAGTGTACCTGGGAGGATGTTATGGCAGACAGTATAACCAGGTACTTGTCTTCGCCAGAGGCAAAAGGGAAAAAGCTCCTGGTATTCGTAGGAGGAGGTCATATCATTTACCATTTTGGTATTCCAAAAAGGGTGTACCGAAACAACCACCTCCCTTACCTGACTATTACAACATACGAGAAGAGAACACTTGAACCGGATAGTGATCATCCATTGTTCGCAGGGGACATACCCCTTCAACCTGCAGATTATGTGAAGGTTGTTCAGTTACCTGAGCCGAAAGAAACAAAAGTGATGCTGGGGGTAATGATTCGAAATATGCCGGAAAACGAATCAGAGGGGAAAAAGAAAGAAGAGAATATAAAAGACCGGAAGTATCAGGTCGTTATGGATAGTGTTGGCGAGGATAGTCCTGCCGGAAAAGCTAATCTACAGGCAGGTGATATTATTCTTTCAATGGACGGTGAGGTGATCAACAGGGTATTTGATGTGATCTATCATGTCCGCCAGAAAAAGGCCGGAGACACCTGCAATATTGAAATATTACGTGGAGAAGAAAAAATTACAGTAGACGTAACCTTCTTTGAATCAAAGAAGAATGGATAA
- a CDS encoding NAD(P)/FAD-dependent oxidoreductase, which yields MNSKPVNNHPRVGIIGGGFGGLTAALHLNASKFHVTLFDHKKKFDWLPNIHELVSGIKQEKNLQFSLESRLSQRGHNFCNESVTFIDPERKKVVTAQAKTYQFDFLIVSVGGVNNTFGVKGADKYTLPFKSVDDCARIRDRLREVADNTEYPKIGIIGGGLEGVEVLGEILRNYKTSQNTSLTLVANSHRLLVIAPEVVANRLQHYCNIYGVDLLLERNVTEVSPGKVVLDNKKILDLDIIIWTGGGIAPPLLYESGLAEDEKSWIRVNENLESREFENVFVVGDAAMLPEPVDKQAYHALDMGKLAAENIIRVTNDLIMHPFNPTIKPFLLTFGDIDTFMIFNEKVISGPSLSIAKEMVYQMIIRQLEGSGSLHAAEDTLKRLPSLAKIITRNRIMRRMLFSLFSKIH from the coding sequence ATGAACAGCAAACCCGTTAATAATCATCCTCGAGTTGGCATCATTGGTGGAGGATTTGGGGGATTAACAGCAGCTTTACACTTGAATGCATCAAAATTTCACGTCACGTTATTTGATCACAAGAAGAAATTTGACTGGTTACCCAATATACACGAATTGGTCTCAGGCATAAAGCAGGAAAAAAACCTGCAGTTCTCCCTGGAAAGCAGGTTGTCCCAACGGGGACATAATTTTTGCAATGAATCAGTTACTTTTATAGATCCCGAGCGAAAAAAAGTAGTAACTGCTCAGGCAAAAACCTACCAGTTTGATTTTCTCATAGTTTCTGTTGGCGGTGTTAATAATACTTTTGGAGTGAAGGGTGCAGATAAATACACGCTTCCTTTCAAGTCTGTTGACGATTGTGCCCGGATAAGAGATCGATTAAGAGAGGTGGCAGACAACACTGAATACCCGAAAATCGGTATCATTGGTGGTGGTTTGGAAGGGGTAGAAGTACTGGGAGAGATACTGCGTAATTATAAAACCAGTCAAAATACCTCATTAACCCTGGTGGCTAACAGCCATCGCTTATTGGTTATTGCTCCGGAAGTTGTTGCAAATCGGCTTCAACATTACTGCAACATATACGGTGTTGATTTGCTTCTGGAACGTAATGTCACTGAAGTCTCTCCTGGTAAAGTTGTGTTGGATAATAAGAAAATTTTAGACCTGGATATAATAATCTGGACAGGCGGAGGGATCGCACCTCCCTTGCTCTACGAATCTGGTCTGGCTGAAGATGAAAAGAGCTGGATCAGAGTTAATGAAAACCTGGAAAGTAGAGAGTTCGAAAATGTTTTTGTCGTTGGAGATGCGGCAATGCTACCTGAGCCTGTTGACAAACAGGCTTACCATGCATTGGATATGGGAAAACTGGCCGCTGAAAACATTATAAGAGTGACAAACGACCTGATAATGCATCCATTTAACCCGACGATAAAACCTTTTCTGCTTACTTTTGGTGACATAGATACCTTTATGATCTTTAATGAAAAAGTGATCAGTGGCCCTTCATTGAGTATTGCTAAAGAAATGGTTTATCAAATGATAATCAGGCAGCTGGAAGGGTCAGGGAGCTTACATGCTGCAGAAGATACACTCAAAAGATTGCCCTCTCTTGCAAAAATCATAACCAGAAACCGGATTATGCGCAGGATGTTATTCTCTTTGTTCAGCAAGATACATTAA